The sequence TGGCCTGCCCGGATGCGTGCACCACGCTCATGCGCCTGCCTTCGCGCTCGGGGCCGGGACCGCGGCAAAAGCTGTGCGGTCCCTCGGAAACGTGTCCAGCTGCCCGCACAGAGCAGGCAGTTCGTCCACGGCGAGGACCGCCGCGGCGATGGCGTCGGAGTCCTCGAGGGTGACCGAGCCGACGCCGGGCCGGATGCCCGCGGCGGTCACCCAGTGCACGGACTCGGTGGGCACCCCGTAGGCGAAGCGCCGCGGATGCGGTACGCCCCGGGCGTCGATCAGGTGGTAGGGCCGCTCGGACACGGCGAGGCCACCGGTCTCGTAGTCCGTGCCGCCCGCGGCGCCGGGAATGCGGTACGGACGGCACTGCCCGGTGCGCAGCAGCTCGCTCATCAGCGGGTCCGCGGTGCGCCGCAGGTCGATCTCGGGCAGGCGGGCCTCGATGAGGACCGTGGCCCGCACGGCCACGTCCGGTATCTCGCTCGACGTAGCGGTGAAGCAGGGGCCGAGCGGGTCGTGCGCGTCGGTGGTGACGCGCAGGCCGGGGCCGGTCACGTCGAGGATGCCGGCGTCCATGAGCGCGGCCATCTCCTCGATGCGGGAGGCCGGGGGGCCGATGGACAGATAGGCGTTGAGGGGTGTGTACCAGCCGTCGAGGTCGTCGCGGTGGGAGGCGGCGGTCAGGCCGGCGTGGTCGATGGCGAGCCGTAGCTCGTTGCGCAGGTCCCGCAGGACGTCGAGGGCGGCCTTGACCGGTCCGCTGACGTTGCCCTGGCGGGCCAGGCGGACATCGTCGTCGAGATGACCGCGCAGCCAGCTGCGGAAGGCGCCCTGGTCGCGAAAGACGCGGCTGCCGTAGGGGCGCGCGACCCGCTGCCAGTCCCAGCGGTCGGCGGCCTCGATCCCGGCCGCGTCCAGGAGCGCGTCCTCCTCCCGGCCCGGTTCGGCCTCCAGGTAGTCCTCGATGAAGTCCTCGATGAGGTCGGGCAGTTCGCCGCGTGCCGCGAGCAGGGCCGCGTAGTAGACACCGCACACCTCCTTGGAGATGAGCGGCCACAGGTCGGCGGCGAAGTCGATGGCTGCGCGGGCGGGGGTCCGGGCGCGCAGGCCCGCGATGTAGTCGGCGGTCAGCAGCCGCGGGTAGTAGCGGCCGTGGGCGCCCTTCTCGTTCTCGCCGCGCGCCTGGTAGGGCACACCGCGCCGCGAACCCGCGTACAGGCGCGGTTCGCGGCCCGAGGGCCGGTAGACCAGCCGGCCGCCCCTGCGGGTGAAGACGCCGCCCCGGCCGTGGGTGAACAGGGCCAGGTAGTCGAAGAAGTTGAGCCCCAGTCCGCGCAGCAGCACAGGTTCGCCGGGCCGGATGCCCGACAGGTCCGCGTCGGCCGGGTTGGACGGGGCCAGGTAGGTCAGCCCGCTCGCTTCGGCGTACTGGGCCAGCTCCCGCTCGGTGGCCGAGGGCTGGACCGGCACGTGTCCTTGGGCGAGGACGACCGCGGACAGGCCGGCCAGCCGGGTGCCGTCCTCGAGTACGACGGTCTGCGGCCCCGCCTGCCCGGCCCCGGCGCCGGCGGCGTCGTCCTCGAGGGCGACGGCGCGCACCGGGTGCGTGCGCACCGTCACGTGCGCGGCGGCGTTCGCGACGACCTGCTGGAACGCCCACGTCAGATAGCAGCCGTAGAGGGCGCGGGTGGGGTAGGTGTCAGGGCCCAGACGGCGCGCCTCGGCCAGGACGCCGTCGTCGTAGCCGGCCTGCGGGGCGGCCTCGAGGGTGTTCGAGACCAGGGCCTTGGCCCACTCGTACAGGCTCGGCCCCTCGTCCAGCGGGCCGTCGATGCGGACGCTGGCGTCGGTGTAGACCGTGACCTGGCAGGACACGGTGTTCATCAGCAGGTGCCGGGACTGCGTAGGGCGCCACACCCGTCCCGAACCCGGCGGATCCGGGTCGACGACATGCACGGTGACGGTGTCCCAGCGGGGCGACTTGCGTTCCTGCGCGCAGAGCCGTTCCAGTACGGAAAGGCCCCGCGGTCCCGCGCCGACGAGGCAGACCTCCAAGTGCGCCGATACCGGATCTTCCAGGGCATACTGAACGGCCGCCGTCACGGGCGGCCCTGAGGTGCGTCCGACGCTGACTGCGCGTTCGCCTCCATGCGTACCGTCCACAGTGCCTCCTTCCTCCGCCACGGTGGAGGCAGGCGCTCAACCAGGGCTCGGACCTGGATGGAACCCGGCTTGAGGAGGGCGGGCGGCGCACTCGGGCCGGCCGCGAAACCACCTCCGCCGGGCCGCGAACGGGGCTGTATCGGGACTCCAGCACGGGTCCGTACGTTCGTCGAAAAGCGTCACCGGACCTTCCTCGGGCCACCATCACGCCGACGCGATCGGGACCTGGAAAGGGACCTTGAGTTCCCCTGCTGCCGCGATCGACTGCGCATGCGGAACAGACACACGCCGGAATTGCCGACAGCCGTTCCGGCAGGGCGGAAAACGGAGGGCGAGCCGCCCCCTGAAGGAGATTCAATGGTTCACCCGTGCCTCAGAAAACACACCCATGAAAGCAGCGCCGCCACCGGGTACATCCTCTGCGCCCCGTGCATCAGCCAGACGGAACGCAATCTGCGCACCATTCCCGGGCTCCACCAGGAGTGCCTGCACCAGGTTTCGCCGACATCCCGGCGGATCAACCCCACGAAAGTGTCGGGCAGCCGCAGGCGGGATCACTTGAACATCTCGGTGCTCGACGCCCGGTACAACATCCTCGCCACGCTCGAGTCCTGGTCGGAAATGGTCGCCGAAAAGCTCTCGGCCGCCGCACCGGAGCGTTCCGTGCCGCAGCTGGCCCGGTTTCTGGCACGGCACCTTCAGTGGCTGGCGTCCCAGCCTCCCGCGGCCGACTTCGCAGACGAGATCGAGGGCCTCGTCGCTGAATTGCGCAGTGCGATGGACCCCGACCCCGGCGATCTCGGCACACTGATCCGGAAGTGTGTGATGGACAACTGCGGCGGGACGATAAGCGCCTTCCCGAAGAGCGGCGGGACTGCGCGGAGCAGAAGCATAGAGTGCTCCGCCGGGCATTCATGGGAAATGCACGAATGGCTGAATCTGAGGCGGCTCATGGAGCAGCAGCGAAAGGGTGTCGACGCATGATGAAACCGCCGCGCCACCGGCTCGTTCCCACGAATGTGGCCGCGCTCGCCGTGGGGGTGTCCGAAGCGACCATCCGGAAGTGGGTGAGCCGCGGGAAGATCACTCGCTACGGCGCACCGAACTGCCCCTCGGAGTTCGACATCGACGAGCTCACGGAGATCGCCATGCGGCGCCGCCCCTGCCCGCCGCGCCGCCCGGTGACGGCTCAGCACTAAAACACCCCCGGCCCTGACGCCACCGGGCCGGGCAGCCGCGCATTCCTGCCGCCAGAATTCAGCAACCGCCAAAAGCGCACCCGCTTTCCGCGGTCTCGATCTCCACGAAAGAGGTCCGGGCATGGACCGGAGCCGGCACCGGCGAAAGCACCGCCGGGGCAGTGACTTCTTTTCGGCGATCCCCCACGAGGCGGCACCGGTCGACCCGGCAGGCCTTTCGGCCTGCCCGTTTCGGCGCGGCGAAACCCCCGCATGCGAGCCTATCCCGCCCGAAGTGACCCACATCACTTTCTGGCGGTCTTGGCGCGCGGGCGGCCCCGTGTCACTATCAACGCACGTCCCCCCTGCCCGAAAACTGTTACGGGGC comes from Streptomyces sp. DG2A-72 and encodes:
- a CDS encoding FAD/NAD(P)-binding domain-containing protein, yielding MTAAVQYALEDPVSAHLEVCLVGAGPRGLSVLERLCAQERKSPRWDTVTVHVVDPDPPGSGRVWRPTQSRHLLMNTVSCQVTVYTDASVRIDGPLDEGPSLYEWAKALVSNTLEAAPQAGYDDGVLAEARRLGPDTYPTRALYGCYLTWAFQQVVANAAAHVTVRTHPVRAVALEDDAAGAGAGQAGPQTVVLEDGTRLAGLSAVVLAQGHVPVQPSATERELAQYAEASGLTYLAPSNPADADLSGIRPGEPVLLRGLGLNFFDYLALFTHGRGGVFTRRGGRLVYRPSGREPRLYAGSRRGVPYQARGENEKGAHGRYYPRLLTADYIAGLRARTPARAAIDFAADLWPLISKEVCGVYYAALLAARGELPDLIEDFIEDYLEAEPGREEDALLDAAGIEAADRWDWQRVARPYGSRVFRDQGAFRSWLRGHLDDDVRLARQGNVSGPVKAALDVLRDLRNELRLAIDHAGLTAASHRDDLDGWYTPLNAYLSIGPPASRIEEMAALMDAGILDVTGPGLRVTTDAHDPLGPCFTATSSEIPDVAVRATVLIEARLPEIDLRRTADPLMSELLRTGQCRPYRIPGAAGGTDYETGGLAVSERPYHLIDARGVPHPRRFAYGVPTESVHWVTAAGIRPGVGSVTLEDSDAIAAAVLAVDELPALCGQLDTFPRDRTAFAAVPAPSAKAGA